A genomic stretch from Marinobacter fonticola includes:
- the scpB gene encoding SMC-Scp complex subunit ScpB — translation MNEEQIRRIQNIIEAALLAAGKPLSLEQIRDLFTETERPARQLIEHALSQLELACAHRSYELRKVSSGYRFQIREEYATWVGRLFEERPQRYSRALLETLALIAYRQPITRGEIEDIRGVTVSTTIVRTLMEREWVRVVGHKDVPGRPAMYATTRQFLDYFSMTSLEQLPPLSDIRDLEEIGREIEAKIQAEIQFDTPSPDGEDAASPGDDHDESISGTLH, via the coding sequence ATGAACGAAGAGCAGATCCGTCGGATCCAAAATATCATTGAAGCGGCGCTGCTGGCCGCTGGCAAGCCATTGAGCCTTGAGCAGATTCGAGACCTTTTTACGGAAACGGAGAGGCCTGCCCGCCAGCTTATCGAACACGCCCTGAGTCAACTGGAATTGGCCTGCGCCCATCGCAGCTACGAATTGCGCAAGGTATCCAGCGGCTATCGCTTCCAGATCCGCGAAGAGTACGCCACCTGGGTTGGTCGCCTATTCGAGGAAAGGCCTCAGCGCTATTCCCGGGCACTGCTGGAGACTTTGGCGCTAATCGCCTATCGCCAGCCAATCACCCGCGGTGAAATTGAGGACATTCGGGGTGTCACCGTCAGCACCACGATTGTTCGGACCCTGATGGAGCGTGAATGGGTGAGGGTTGTCGGCCACAAGGATGTCCCCGGGCGTCCGGCGATGTACGCGACGACCCGTCAGTTTCTCGACTATTTCAGTATGACGTCGTTGGAACAATTACCGCCGCTATCGGACATTCGGGATCTTGAAGAAATCGGTCGCGAGATTGAGGCGAAAATCCAGGCTGAAATTCAGTTTGACACGCCCAGCCCGGATGGAGAGGATGCCGCCTCTCCGGGTGACGATCATGACGAATCCATATCCGGAACCCTGCATTAA